The proteins below are encoded in one region of Helianthus annuus cultivar XRQ/B chromosome 2, HanXRQr2.0-SUNRISE, whole genome shotgun sequence:
- the LOC110901997 gene encoding uncharacterized protein LOC110901997 has product MDVSEDLLLDSENQDMEDDIVDVEHDVPVIVADPVLEPDFVDVPHIPAVVHQANQYELTWCPSFRFRFPKAFAANVDMSVLDEMVVQTEDGFSMTLEIRQETARWKMLQAGLENGAQFLLRYYRDQNTLRILNSNP; this is encoded by the exons ATGGATGTTAGTGAAGATTTGTTATTAGACAGCGAAAATCAAGACATGGAAGATGACATTGTAGACGTTGAACATGATGTGCCAGTCATTGTAGCGGATCCTGTGTTGGAACCAGACTTTGTTGACGTTCCACATATTCCGGCCGTTGTTCATCAAGCCAACCAATACGAACTAACATGGTGTCCATCTTTTCGTTTT CGGTTCCCAAAGGCATTTGCAGCAAATGTAGATATGTCTGTCCTTGATGAGATGGTAGTTCAAACTGAAGACGGGTTTTCAATGACACTAGAGATCCGGCAAGAAACGGCACGTTGGAAAATGCTGCAGGCTGGGTTGGAAAATGGAGCTCAGTTTTTGCTGCGATATTATAGGGATCAAAACACGTTGCGAATTCTTAATTCGAACCCCTAG